A window from Dromaius novaehollandiae isolate bDroNov1 chromosome 1, bDroNov1.hap1, whole genome shotgun sequence encodes these proteins:
- the SGSM3 gene encoding small G protein signaling modulator 3 — MSGHHTPSAGGPFSALTPSIWPQEILAKYTQREESIEQQEFHYDEFGFRVDKEDGAEPNSSKLLGVPLAEEPQQRLKWQAHLEFTHNHDVGDLTWDKIEVTLPHSDKLRSLVLAGIPHSMRPQLWMRLSGALQKKRNSEMSYRDIVKNSSNDETIAAKQIEKDLLRTMPSNACFSNMNSIGVPRLRRILRGLAWLYPEIGYCQGTGMVAASLLLFLEEEDAFWMMCAIIEELVPASYFSTTLMGVQTDQRVLRQLIVQYLPRLDKLLQEHDIELSLITLHWFLTSFASVVHIKLLLRIWDLFFYQGSLVLFQLTLGMLSMKEDELIQSENSASIFNTLSDIPSQIEDADVLLREAMRVAGSLTDVAVETQRRKHLAYLIADQGQLLNSSTTVNSLSKVVRRRTQHRKSGITSLLFGDDDLEVLKAKNIKQTELVADLREAILQVARHFQCVDPKNCSIDLTPDYSMESHQRDHENYVACSRNRRRRAKALLDFERHDDDELGFRKNDIITIVSQKDEHCWVGELNGLRGWFPAKFVEILDERSKEYSIAGDDSVTEGVTDLVRGTLCPALKSIFEHGLKKPSLLGGPCHPWLFIEEAASREVERDFDSVYSRLVLCKTYRLDEDGKVLTPEELLYRAVQAVNMTHDAAHAQMDVKLRSLVCVGLNEQVLHLWLEVLCSSLQTVEKWFHPWSFLRSPGWVQIKCELRVLCKFAFSLSQDWELPIKREEKEKKPLKEGVQDMLVKHHLFSWDIDG, encoded by the exons ATGTCAG GGCACCACACTCCCTCTGCTGGGGGTCCCTTCTCAGCGCTCACCCCCAGCATTTGGCCACAGGAGATCCTGGCAAAGTATACACAG AGAGAAGAATCCATCGAGCAGCAAGAGTTCCACTATGATGAATTCGGTTTCCGAGTTGATAAGGAAG ATGGTGCTGAGCCAAACTCCAGCAAGCTTCTGGGGGTCccactggcagaagagccacagcagagGCTCAAGTGGCAAGCTCACCTGGAGTTCACACACAACCATGACGTGGGTGACCTCACCTGGGACAAAATTGAGGTCACCCTACCACATTCAGACAAGCTGCGCTCACTGGTGTTAGCTGGCATCCCACACAGCATGAGACCACAG CTATGGATGCGTCTGTCTGGGGCCTTGCAGAAGAAGAGAAATTCAGAGATGTCATATCGGGATATTGTGAAAAACAGCTCTAATGATGAAACCATTGCTGCCAAACAG ATTGAGAAGGACTTGCTCCGCACGATGCCCAGCAACGCCTGCTTCTCCAACATGAACAGTATCGGAGTGCCGCGTCTACGCAGGATACTCCGGGGACTTGCCTGGCTCTATCCAGAGATAGGATATTGCCAAGGCACTGGCATG GTagcagcctccctgctgctcttcttAGAGGAAGAAGATGCCTTCTGGATGATGTGTGCTATCATTGAGGAACTGGTTCCTGCCTCCTACTTCAGCACCACCCTGATGGGGGTGCAGACAGATCAGCGTGTCCTGCGACAGCTCATTGTGCAGTACTTGCCCCGCCTGGACAAGCTGCTCCAGGAGCACGACATCG AGCTGTCCCTGATCACCTTGCACTGGTTCCTTACCTCTTTTGCTAGTGTTGTCCACATCAAGCTGCTGCTGCGTATTTGGGACCTGTTCTTTTACCAGGGCTCTCTGGTGCTGTTCCAGCTCACATTGGGCATGCTCAGTATGAAG GAGGATGAGTTAATCCAGTCTGAGAACTCTGCCTCAATCTTCAACACACTCTCAGACATTCCAAGTCAGATTGAAGATGCCGATGTGCTGCTGCGGGAGGCCATGCGTGTGGCTGGCTCATTAACAGATGTGGCGGTGGAGACTCAGCGCCGCAAACACTTGGCCTACCTCATTGCTGACCAAGGGCAGCTGCTCAACTCCAGCACCACTGTCAACAGTTTATCCAAG GTTGTGCGGCGCAGGACTCAGCACAGGAAATCTGGCATAACCTCTCTGCTTTTTG GGGATGACGACCTGGAGGTGCTGAAAGCCAAGAACATCAAGCAGACGGAGCTGGTGGCTGACCTGCGTGAGGCCATTCTCCAGGTGGCACGACACTTCCAGTGTGTGGATCCCAAGAACTGCAGCATT GATCTGACTCCAGATTACAGCATGGAAAGCCACCAGCGGGACCATGAGAACTATGTGGCCTGTTCCCGCAACCGCCGGCGTCGAGCAAAGGCGCTTCTGGACTTTGAGCGCCATGACGATGACGAGCTGGGCTTTCGCAAGAATGACATCATCACG attGTCTCCCAGAAGGATGAGCACTGTTGGGTGGGCGAGCTGAATGGACTGAGAG GTTGGTTTCCTGCAAAGTTTGTGGAGATCTTGGATGAGCGGAGCAAAgag TACTCCATCGCTGGAGATGACTCGGTCACAGAAGGGGTGACGGACTTGGTGCGAGGGACACTCTGTCCAGCCTTGAAGTCCATATTTGAACATGGATTGAAGAAACCATCTCTGTTGGGGGGGCCCTGCCATCCCTGGCTGTTCATTGAAGAG GCTGCGAGCCGGGAAGTGGAACGGGACTTTGATTCAGTGTATTCTCGCCTCGTGCTCTGCAAGACTTACAG gcTTGATGAAGATGGCAAAGTCCTCACTCCAGAGGAGCTGCTTTACCGG GCAGTTCAGGCTGTGAACATGACGCACGATGCGGCACACGCACAGATGGACGTGAAGCTTCGTTCCCTCGTTTGCGTCGGACTCAA tgagcaggtgctgcatTTGTGGCTGGAGGTGCTGTGCTCGAGCCTGCAAACCGTGGAGAAGTGGTTCCATCCCTGGTCCTTCCTGCGCAGCCCTGGCTGGGTGCAGATCAAGTGCGAGCTGCG